In Ostrea edulis chromosome 6, xbOstEdul1.1, whole genome shotgun sequence, a single window of DNA contains:
- the LOC125645652 gene encoding ETS homologous factor-like isoform X7: MPSVSPSQYICDMLDPLFEESYIEGNEYTGQQQQSHLENIVDSTSIFCANNNINGTETGKMRGESPDTACKVTDSADFYQGYQAQSYPTDYSEGHERLTHQGNYEVSYCAKIMDTNPVCEDRNAAYDRQYLTNKRTKYTDSNEFARWSNKHPETWSSQEVLDWIFYTAEKNGIDCEHLYAENFRNIAGFDLCKMGLDGFLRLEPNYGRLFYKMFRDLCDGLFFHQRIETPSHHSPKANDLSFSPTKPRENIIMNSESAPLAPSYYTVPDMAKMETTPSQYMYEIPGMTQYKCRNMHPMSNPFQATHLKHHPLPPYGHIPSQIMYPNMPRCIPYPTDEHLHQPIRRRPGRPRTKSHPSEEENHREKKVKNQHLWEFIYEILMNPMYNPQFLRWENQREGVFRFVQSEAVAQLWGGLKNNENMTYEKLSRAMRHYYKRGILERVEGRRLVYKFSRVAMERVREKRHSI, encoded by the exons ATGCCGTCTGTTAGCCCTTCTCAATAT ATTTGCGATATGCTTGATCCATTATTTGAGGAGTCATACATAGAAGGAAACGAATATACGGGACAACAGCAGCAAAGCCATTTAGAAAATATTGTGGATTCTACTAGTATATTTTGCGCTAATAACAACATTAACGGTACGGAGACCGGAAAGATGAGGGGAGAATCACCGGACACTGCCTGCAAAGTCACAGACTCCGCGGACTTTTACCAGGGATACCAGGCTCAGTCCTACCCCACGGATTACTCGGAGGGCCACGAGAGATTGACACACCAAGGAAACTATGAAGTGTCATACTGTGCAAAAATAATGGACACTAACCCAGTGTGTGAAGACAGAAACGCAGCGTATGATAGGCAGTACCTTACAAATAAAAGGACAAAATACACAG ATTCCAATGAATTTGCTCGCTGGTCTAACAAACACCCAGAGACCTGGTCTTCACAAGAAGTTTTGGACTGGATCTTCTATACAGCTGAGAAAAATGGAATTGACTGCGAACATCTTTACGCAGAAAACTTCCGAAACATCGCTGGGTTTGATCTCTGCAAGATGGGCCTTGATGGTTTCCTCAGACTCGAGCCCAACTATGGCcgtctgttttacaaaatgtttcGGGACTTGTGTGATGGAT TGTTCTTTCATCAGAGGATTGAGACTCCATCACACCACAGTCCCAAGGCCAACGATCTTAGTTTCTCCCCTACCAAACCGAGGGAAAACATTATCATGAATTCCGAATCCGCCCCCCTTGCTCCTTCGTATTATACCGTCCCTG ACATGGCAAAAATGGAGACAACACCTTCGCAATATATGTACGAAATTCCCGGGATGACTCAGTACAAATGCCGAAACATGCATCCGATGTCAAATCCATTCCAAG CTACACATTTGAAGCACCACCCCCTACCGCCATACGGACACATTCCCTCACAAATCATGTATCCCAACATGCCCAGATGCATACCATACCCGACCGACGAACATCTACACCAACCCATTCGCCGCCGACCAGGAAGGCCTCGAACCAAGAGCCATCCCTCTGAAGAGGAGAACCACAGAGAAAAGAAAG TCAAGAATCAGCATCTTTGGGAATTTATCTATGAGATTCTGATGAACCCAATGTATAACCCTCAGTTCTTAAGATGGGAAAATCAGAGAGAGGGCGTGTTCCGCTTCGTCCAATCAGAGGCTGTGGCCCAGCTGTGGGGAGGACTAAAAAATAACGAAAATATGACCTACGAAAAACTAAGTCGAGCTATGAG GCACTACTACAAGAGAGGAATTTTAGAGAGAGTAGAGGGACGAAGACTAGTCTACAAGTTCTCCCGTGTAGCGAtggagagagtgagagagaaaCGACACTCTATTTGA
- the LOC125645652 gene encoding ETS homologous factor-like isoform X2, whose protein sequence is MHESYPYRRGHLEFKNEDALTSAESQNPQGSDVVFPVDHVTTNLRMPSVSPSQYICDMLDPLFEESYIEGNEYTGQQQQSHLENIVDSTSIFCANNNINGTETGKMRGESPDTACKVTDSADFYQGYQAQSYPTDYSEGHERLTHQGNYEVSYCAKIMDTNPVCEDRNAAYDRQYLTNKRTKYTDSNEFARWSNKHPETWSSQEVLDWIFYTAEKNGIDCEHLYAENFRNIAGFDLCKMGLDGFLRLEPNYGRLFYKMFRDLCDGLFFHQRIETPSHHSPKANDLSFSPTKPRENIIMNSESAPLAPSYYTVPDMAKMETTPSQYMYEIPGMTQYKCRNMHPMSNPFQATHLKHHPLPPYGHIPSQIMYPNMPRCIPYPTDEHLHQPIRRRPGRPRTKSHPSEEENHREKKVKNQHLWEFIYEILMNPMYNPQFLRWENQREGVFRFVQSEAVAQLWGGLKNNENMTYEKLSRAMRHYYKRGILERVEGRRLVYKFSRVAMERVREKRHSI, encoded by the exons GAAGTGACGTAGTTTTCCCTGTCGACCATGTGACTACCAATTTGAGAATGCCGTCTGTTAGCCCTTCTCAATAT ATTTGCGATATGCTTGATCCATTATTTGAGGAGTCATACATAGAAGGAAACGAATATACGGGACAACAGCAGCAAAGCCATTTAGAAAATATTGTGGATTCTACTAGTATATTTTGCGCTAATAACAACATTAACGGTACGGAGACCGGAAAGATGAGGGGAGAATCACCGGACACTGCCTGCAAAGTCACAGACTCCGCGGACTTTTACCAGGGATACCAGGCTCAGTCCTACCCCACGGATTACTCGGAGGGCCACGAGAGATTGACACACCAAGGAAACTATGAAGTGTCATACTGTGCAAAAATAATGGACACTAACCCAGTGTGTGAAGACAGAAACGCAGCGTATGATAGGCAGTACCTTACAAATAAAAGGACAAAATACACAG ATTCCAATGAATTTGCTCGCTGGTCTAACAAACACCCAGAGACCTGGTCTTCACAAGAAGTTTTGGACTGGATCTTCTATACAGCTGAGAAAAATGGAATTGACTGCGAACATCTTTACGCAGAAAACTTCCGAAACATCGCTGGGTTTGATCTCTGCAAGATGGGCCTTGATGGTTTCCTCAGACTCGAGCCCAACTATGGCcgtctgttttacaaaatgtttcGGGACTTGTGTGATGGAT TGTTCTTTCATCAGAGGATTGAGACTCCATCACACCACAGTCCCAAGGCCAACGATCTTAGTTTCTCCCCTACCAAACCGAGGGAAAACATTATCATGAATTCCGAATCCGCCCCCCTTGCTCCTTCGTATTATACCGTCCCTG ACATGGCAAAAATGGAGACAACACCTTCGCAATATATGTACGAAATTCCCGGGATGACTCAGTACAAATGCCGAAACATGCATCCGATGTCAAATCCATTCCAAG CTACACATTTGAAGCACCACCCCCTACCGCCATACGGACACATTCCCTCACAAATCATGTATCCCAACATGCCCAGATGCATACCATACCCGACCGACGAACATCTACACCAACCCATTCGCCGCCGACCAGGAAGGCCTCGAACCAAGAGCCATCCCTCTGAAGAGGAGAACCACAGAGAAAAGAAAG TCAAGAATCAGCATCTTTGGGAATTTATCTATGAGATTCTGATGAACCCAATGTATAACCCTCAGTTCTTAAGATGGGAAAATCAGAGAGAGGGCGTGTTCCGCTTCGTCCAATCAGAGGCTGTGGCCCAGCTGTGGGGAGGACTAAAAAATAACGAAAATATGACCTACGAAAAACTAAGTCGAGCTATGAG GCACTACTACAAGAGAGGAATTTTAGAGAGAGTAGAGGGACGAAGACTAGTCTACAAGTTCTCCCGTGTAGCGAtggagagagtgagagagaaaCGACACTCTATTTGA
- the LOC125645652 gene encoding ETS homologous factor-like isoform X3, with product MNEGIVALFCDKMDALTSAESQNPQGSDVVFPVDHVTTNLRMPSVSPSQYICDMLDPLFEESYIEGNEYTGQQQQSHLENIVDSTSIFCANNNINGTETGKMRGESPDTACKVTDSADFYQGYQAQSYPTDYSEGHERLTHQGNYEVSYCAKIMDTNPVCEDRNAAYDRQYLTNKRTKYTDSNEFARWSNKHPETWSSQEVLDWIFYTAEKNGIDCEHLYAENFRNIAGFDLCKMGLDGFLRLEPNYGRLFYKMFRDLCDGLFFHQRIETPSHHSPKANDLSFSPTKPRENIIMNSESAPLAPSYYTVPDMAKMETTPSQYMYEIPGMTQYKCRNMHPMSNPFQATHLKHHPLPPYGHIPSQIMYPNMPRCIPYPTDEHLHQPIRRRPGRPRTKSHPSEEENHREKKVKNQHLWEFIYEILMNPMYNPQFLRWENQREGVFRFVQSEAVAQLWGGLKNNENMTYEKLSRAMRHYYKRGILERVEGRRLVYKFSRVAMERVREKRHSI from the exons GAAGTGACGTAGTTTTCCCTGTCGACCATGTGACTACCAATTTGAGAATGCCGTCTGTTAGCCCTTCTCAATAT ATTTGCGATATGCTTGATCCATTATTTGAGGAGTCATACATAGAAGGAAACGAATATACGGGACAACAGCAGCAAAGCCATTTAGAAAATATTGTGGATTCTACTAGTATATTTTGCGCTAATAACAACATTAACGGTACGGAGACCGGAAAGATGAGGGGAGAATCACCGGACACTGCCTGCAAAGTCACAGACTCCGCGGACTTTTACCAGGGATACCAGGCTCAGTCCTACCCCACGGATTACTCGGAGGGCCACGAGAGATTGACACACCAAGGAAACTATGAAGTGTCATACTGTGCAAAAATAATGGACACTAACCCAGTGTGTGAAGACAGAAACGCAGCGTATGATAGGCAGTACCTTACAAATAAAAGGACAAAATACACAG ATTCCAATGAATTTGCTCGCTGGTCTAACAAACACCCAGAGACCTGGTCTTCACAAGAAGTTTTGGACTGGATCTTCTATACAGCTGAGAAAAATGGAATTGACTGCGAACATCTTTACGCAGAAAACTTCCGAAACATCGCTGGGTTTGATCTCTGCAAGATGGGCCTTGATGGTTTCCTCAGACTCGAGCCCAACTATGGCcgtctgttttacaaaatgtttcGGGACTTGTGTGATGGAT TGTTCTTTCATCAGAGGATTGAGACTCCATCACACCACAGTCCCAAGGCCAACGATCTTAGTTTCTCCCCTACCAAACCGAGGGAAAACATTATCATGAATTCCGAATCCGCCCCCCTTGCTCCTTCGTATTATACCGTCCCTG ACATGGCAAAAATGGAGACAACACCTTCGCAATATATGTACGAAATTCCCGGGATGACTCAGTACAAATGCCGAAACATGCATCCGATGTCAAATCCATTCCAAG CTACACATTTGAAGCACCACCCCCTACCGCCATACGGACACATTCCCTCACAAATCATGTATCCCAACATGCCCAGATGCATACCATACCCGACCGACGAACATCTACACCAACCCATTCGCCGCCGACCAGGAAGGCCTCGAACCAAGAGCCATCCCTCTGAAGAGGAGAACCACAGAGAAAAGAAAG TCAAGAATCAGCATCTTTGGGAATTTATCTATGAGATTCTGATGAACCCAATGTATAACCCTCAGTTCTTAAGATGGGAAAATCAGAGAGAGGGCGTGTTCCGCTTCGTCCAATCAGAGGCTGTGGCCCAGCTGTGGGGAGGACTAAAAAATAACGAAAATATGACCTACGAAAAACTAAGTCGAGCTATGAG GCACTACTACAAGAGAGGAATTTTAGAGAGAGTAGAGGGACGAAGACTAGTCTACAAGTTCTCCCGTGTAGCGAtggagagagtgagagagaaaCGACACTCTATTTGA
- the LOC125645652 gene encoding ETS homologous factor-like isoform X1 produces MNKHDFTLNEGIVALFCDKMDALTSAESQNPQGSDVVFPVDHVTTNLRMPSVSPSQYICDMLDPLFEESYIEGNEYTGQQQQSHLENIVDSTSIFCANNNINGTETGKMRGESPDTACKVTDSADFYQGYQAQSYPTDYSEGHERLTHQGNYEVSYCAKIMDTNPVCEDRNAAYDRQYLTNKRTKYTDSNEFARWSNKHPETWSSQEVLDWIFYTAEKNGIDCEHLYAENFRNIAGFDLCKMGLDGFLRLEPNYGRLFYKMFRDLCDGLFFHQRIETPSHHSPKANDLSFSPTKPRENIIMNSESAPLAPSYYTVPDMAKMETTPSQYMYEIPGMTQYKCRNMHPMSNPFQATHLKHHPLPPYGHIPSQIMYPNMPRCIPYPTDEHLHQPIRRRPGRPRTKSHPSEEENHREKKVKNQHLWEFIYEILMNPMYNPQFLRWENQREGVFRFVQSEAVAQLWGGLKNNENMTYEKLSRAMRHYYKRGILERVEGRRLVYKFSRVAMERVREKRHSI; encoded by the exons GAAGTGACGTAGTTTTCCCTGTCGACCATGTGACTACCAATTTGAGAATGCCGTCTGTTAGCCCTTCTCAATAT ATTTGCGATATGCTTGATCCATTATTTGAGGAGTCATACATAGAAGGAAACGAATATACGGGACAACAGCAGCAAAGCCATTTAGAAAATATTGTGGATTCTACTAGTATATTTTGCGCTAATAACAACATTAACGGTACGGAGACCGGAAAGATGAGGGGAGAATCACCGGACACTGCCTGCAAAGTCACAGACTCCGCGGACTTTTACCAGGGATACCAGGCTCAGTCCTACCCCACGGATTACTCGGAGGGCCACGAGAGATTGACACACCAAGGAAACTATGAAGTGTCATACTGTGCAAAAATAATGGACACTAACCCAGTGTGTGAAGACAGAAACGCAGCGTATGATAGGCAGTACCTTACAAATAAAAGGACAAAATACACAG ATTCCAATGAATTTGCTCGCTGGTCTAACAAACACCCAGAGACCTGGTCTTCACAAGAAGTTTTGGACTGGATCTTCTATACAGCTGAGAAAAATGGAATTGACTGCGAACATCTTTACGCAGAAAACTTCCGAAACATCGCTGGGTTTGATCTCTGCAAGATGGGCCTTGATGGTTTCCTCAGACTCGAGCCCAACTATGGCcgtctgttttacaaaatgtttcGGGACTTGTGTGATGGAT TGTTCTTTCATCAGAGGATTGAGACTCCATCACACCACAGTCCCAAGGCCAACGATCTTAGTTTCTCCCCTACCAAACCGAGGGAAAACATTATCATGAATTCCGAATCCGCCCCCCTTGCTCCTTCGTATTATACCGTCCCTG ACATGGCAAAAATGGAGACAACACCTTCGCAATATATGTACGAAATTCCCGGGATGACTCAGTACAAATGCCGAAACATGCATCCGATGTCAAATCCATTCCAAG CTACACATTTGAAGCACCACCCCCTACCGCCATACGGACACATTCCCTCACAAATCATGTATCCCAACATGCCCAGATGCATACCATACCCGACCGACGAACATCTACACCAACCCATTCGCCGCCGACCAGGAAGGCCTCGAACCAAGAGCCATCCCTCTGAAGAGGAGAACCACAGAGAAAAGAAAG TCAAGAATCAGCATCTTTGGGAATTTATCTATGAGATTCTGATGAACCCAATGTATAACCCTCAGTTCTTAAGATGGGAAAATCAGAGAGAGGGCGTGTTCCGCTTCGTCCAATCAGAGGCTGTGGCCCAGCTGTGGGGAGGACTAAAAAATAACGAAAATATGACCTACGAAAAACTAAGTCGAGCTATGAG GCACTACTACAAGAGAGGAATTTTAGAGAGAGTAGAGGGACGAAGACTAGTCTACAAGTTCTCCCGTGTAGCGAtggagagagtgagagagaaaCGACACTCTATTTGA
- the LOC125645652 gene encoding ETS homologous factor-like isoform X6 produces MIISAPQCVKICDMLDPLFEESYIEGNEYTGQQQQSHLENIVDSTSIFCANNNINGTETGKMRGESPDTACKVTDSADFYQGYQAQSYPTDYSEGHERLTHQGNYEVSYCAKIMDTNPVCEDRNAAYDRQYLTNKRTKYTDSNEFARWSNKHPETWSSQEVLDWIFYTAEKNGIDCEHLYAENFRNIAGFDLCKMGLDGFLRLEPNYGRLFYKMFRDLCDGLFFHQRIETPSHHSPKANDLSFSPTKPRENIIMNSESAPLAPSYYTVPDMAKMETTPSQYMYEIPGMTQYKCRNMHPMSNPFQATHLKHHPLPPYGHIPSQIMYPNMPRCIPYPTDEHLHQPIRRRPGRPRTKSHPSEEENHREKKVKNQHLWEFIYEILMNPMYNPQFLRWENQREGVFRFVQSEAVAQLWGGLKNNENMTYEKLSRAMRHYYKRGILERVEGRRLVYKFSRVAMERVREKRHSI; encoded by the exons ATGATTATTTCTGCTCCACAATGTGTAAAG ATTTGCGATATGCTTGATCCATTATTTGAGGAGTCATACATAGAAGGAAACGAATATACGGGACAACAGCAGCAAAGCCATTTAGAAAATATTGTGGATTCTACTAGTATATTTTGCGCTAATAACAACATTAACGGTACGGAGACCGGAAAGATGAGGGGAGAATCACCGGACACTGCCTGCAAAGTCACAGACTCCGCGGACTTTTACCAGGGATACCAGGCTCAGTCCTACCCCACGGATTACTCGGAGGGCCACGAGAGATTGACACACCAAGGAAACTATGAAGTGTCATACTGTGCAAAAATAATGGACACTAACCCAGTGTGTGAAGACAGAAACGCAGCGTATGATAGGCAGTACCTTACAAATAAAAGGACAAAATACACAG ATTCCAATGAATTTGCTCGCTGGTCTAACAAACACCCAGAGACCTGGTCTTCACAAGAAGTTTTGGACTGGATCTTCTATACAGCTGAGAAAAATGGAATTGACTGCGAACATCTTTACGCAGAAAACTTCCGAAACATCGCTGGGTTTGATCTCTGCAAGATGGGCCTTGATGGTTTCCTCAGACTCGAGCCCAACTATGGCcgtctgttttacaaaatgtttcGGGACTTGTGTGATGGAT TGTTCTTTCATCAGAGGATTGAGACTCCATCACACCACAGTCCCAAGGCCAACGATCTTAGTTTCTCCCCTACCAAACCGAGGGAAAACATTATCATGAATTCCGAATCCGCCCCCCTTGCTCCTTCGTATTATACCGTCCCTG ACATGGCAAAAATGGAGACAACACCTTCGCAATATATGTACGAAATTCCCGGGATGACTCAGTACAAATGCCGAAACATGCATCCGATGTCAAATCCATTCCAAG CTACACATTTGAAGCACCACCCCCTACCGCCATACGGACACATTCCCTCACAAATCATGTATCCCAACATGCCCAGATGCATACCATACCCGACCGACGAACATCTACACCAACCCATTCGCCGCCGACCAGGAAGGCCTCGAACCAAGAGCCATCCCTCTGAAGAGGAGAACCACAGAGAAAAGAAAG TCAAGAATCAGCATCTTTGGGAATTTATCTATGAGATTCTGATGAACCCAATGTATAACCCTCAGTTCTTAAGATGGGAAAATCAGAGAGAGGGCGTGTTCCGCTTCGTCCAATCAGAGGCTGTGGCCCAGCTGTGGGGAGGACTAAAAAATAACGAAAATATGACCTACGAAAAACTAAGTCGAGCTATGAG GCACTACTACAAGAGAGGAATTTTAGAGAGAGTAGAGGGACGAAGACTAGTCTACAAGTTCTCCCGTGTAGCGAtggagagagtgagagagaaaCGACACTCTATTTGA
- the LOC125645652 gene encoding ETS homologous factor-like isoform X5 has translation MACTEKSGHALTSAESQNPQGSDVVFPVDHVTTNLRMPSVSPSQYICDMLDPLFEESYIEGNEYTGQQQQSHLENIVDSTSIFCANNNINGTETGKMRGESPDTACKVTDSADFYQGYQAQSYPTDYSEGHERLTHQGNYEVSYCAKIMDTNPVCEDRNAAYDRQYLTNKRTKYTDSNEFARWSNKHPETWSSQEVLDWIFYTAEKNGIDCEHLYAENFRNIAGFDLCKMGLDGFLRLEPNYGRLFYKMFRDLCDGLFFHQRIETPSHHSPKANDLSFSPTKPRENIIMNSESAPLAPSYYTVPDMAKMETTPSQYMYEIPGMTQYKCRNMHPMSNPFQATHLKHHPLPPYGHIPSQIMYPNMPRCIPYPTDEHLHQPIRRRPGRPRTKSHPSEEENHREKKVKNQHLWEFIYEILMNPMYNPQFLRWENQREGVFRFVQSEAVAQLWGGLKNNENMTYEKLSRAMRHYYKRGILERVEGRRLVYKFSRVAMERVREKRHSI, from the exons GAAGTGACGTAGTTTTCCCTGTCGACCATGTGACTACCAATTTGAGAATGCCGTCTGTTAGCCCTTCTCAATAT ATTTGCGATATGCTTGATCCATTATTTGAGGAGTCATACATAGAAGGAAACGAATATACGGGACAACAGCAGCAAAGCCATTTAGAAAATATTGTGGATTCTACTAGTATATTTTGCGCTAATAACAACATTAACGGTACGGAGACCGGAAAGATGAGGGGAGAATCACCGGACACTGCCTGCAAAGTCACAGACTCCGCGGACTTTTACCAGGGATACCAGGCTCAGTCCTACCCCACGGATTACTCGGAGGGCCACGAGAGATTGACACACCAAGGAAACTATGAAGTGTCATACTGTGCAAAAATAATGGACACTAACCCAGTGTGTGAAGACAGAAACGCAGCGTATGATAGGCAGTACCTTACAAATAAAAGGACAAAATACACAG ATTCCAATGAATTTGCTCGCTGGTCTAACAAACACCCAGAGACCTGGTCTTCACAAGAAGTTTTGGACTGGATCTTCTATACAGCTGAGAAAAATGGAATTGACTGCGAACATCTTTACGCAGAAAACTTCCGAAACATCGCTGGGTTTGATCTCTGCAAGATGGGCCTTGATGGTTTCCTCAGACTCGAGCCCAACTATGGCcgtctgttttacaaaatgtttcGGGACTTGTGTGATGGAT TGTTCTTTCATCAGAGGATTGAGACTCCATCACACCACAGTCCCAAGGCCAACGATCTTAGTTTCTCCCCTACCAAACCGAGGGAAAACATTATCATGAATTCCGAATCCGCCCCCCTTGCTCCTTCGTATTATACCGTCCCTG ACATGGCAAAAATGGAGACAACACCTTCGCAATATATGTACGAAATTCCCGGGATGACTCAGTACAAATGCCGAAACATGCATCCGATGTCAAATCCATTCCAAG CTACACATTTGAAGCACCACCCCCTACCGCCATACGGACACATTCCCTCACAAATCATGTATCCCAACATGCCCAGATGCATACCATACCCGACCGACGAACATCTACACCAACCCATTCGCCGCCGACCAGGAAGGCCTCGAACCAAGAGCCATCCCTCTGAAGAGGAGAACCACAGAGAAAAGAAAG TCAAGAATCAGCATCTTTGGGAATTTATCTATGAGATTCTGATGAACCCAATGTATAACCCTCAGTTCTTAAGATGGGAAAATCAGAGAGAGGGCGTGTTCCGCTTCGTCCAATCAGAGGCTGTGGCCCAGCTGTGGGGAGGACTAAAAAATAACGAAAATATGACCTACGAAAAACTAAGTCGAGCTATGAG GCACTACTACAAGAGAGGAATTTTAGAGAGAGTAGAGGGACGAAGACTAGTCTACAAGTTCTCCCGTGTAGCGAtggagagagtgagagagaaaCGACACTCTATTTGA
- the LOC125645652 gene encoding ETS homologous factor-like isoform X4 encodes MVLVQQNMEFSVDALTSAESQNPQGSDVVFPVDHVTTNLRMPSVSPSQYICDMLDPLFEESYIEGNEYTGQQQQSHLENIVDSTSIFCANNNINGTETGKMRGESPDTACKVTDSADFYQGYQAQSYPTDYSEGHERLTHQGNYEVSYCAKIMDTNPVCEDRNAAYDRQYLTNKRTKYTDSNEFARWSNKHPETWSSQEVLDWIFYTAEKNGIDCEHLYAENFRNIAGFDLCKMGLDGFLRLEPNYGRLFYKMFRDLCDGLFFHQRIETPSHHSPKANDLSFSPTKPRENIIMNSESAPLAPSYYTVPDMAKMETTPSQYMYEIPGMTQYKCRNMHPMSNPFQATHLKHHPLPPYGHIPSQIMYPNMPRCIPYPTDEHLHQPIRRRPGRPRTKSHPSEEENHREKKVKNQHLWEFIYEILMNPMYNPQFLRWENQREGVFRFVQSEAVAQLWGGLKNNENMTYEKLSRAMRHYYKRGILERVEGRRLVYKFSRVAMERVREKRHSI; translated from the exons GAAGTGACGTAGTTTTCCCTGTCGACCATGTGACTACCAATTTGAGAATGCCGTCTGTTAGCCCTTCTCAATAT ATTTGCGATATGCTTGATCCATTATTTGAGGAGTCATACATAGAAGGAAACGAATATACGGGACAACAGCAGCAAAGCCATTTAGAAAATATTGTGGATTCTACTAGTATATTTTGCGCTAATAACAACATTAACGGTACGGAGACCGGAAAGATGAGGGGAGAATCACCGGACACTGCCTGCAAAGTCACAGACTCCGCGGACTTTTACCAGGGATACCAGGCTCAGTCCTACCCCACGGATTACTCGGAGGGCCACGAGAGATTGACACACCAAGGAAACTATGAAGTGTCATACTGTGCAAAAATAATGGACACTAACCCAGTGTGTGAAGACAGAAACGCAGCGTATGATAGGCAGTACCTTACAAATAAAAGGACAAAATACACAG ATTCCAATGAATTTGCTCGCTGGTCTAACAAACACCCAGAGACCTGGTCTTCACAAGAAGTTTTGGACTGGATCTTCTATACAGCTGAGAAAAATGGAATTGACTGCGAACATCTTTACGCAGAAAACTTCCGAAACATCGCTGGGTTTGATCTCTGCAAGATGGGCCTTGATGGTTTCCTCAGACTCGAGCCCAACTATGGCcgtctgttttacaaaatgtttcGGGACTTGTGTGATGGAT TGTTCTTTCATCAGAGGATTGAGACTCCATCACACCACAGTCCCAAGGCCAACGATCTTAGTTTCTCCCCTACCAAACCGAGGGAAAACATTATCATGAATTCCGAATCCGCCCCCCTTGCTCCTTCGTATTATACCGTCCCTG ACATGGCAAAAATGGAGACAACACCTTCGCAATATATGTACGAAATTCCCGGGATGACTCAGTACAAATGCCGAAACATGCATCCGATGTCAAATCCATTCCAAG CTACACATTTGAAGCACCACCCCCTACCGCCATACGGACACATTCCCTCACAAATCATGTATCCCAACATGCCCAGATGCATACCATACCCGACCGACGAACATCTACACCAACCCATTCGCCGCCGACCAGGAAGGCCTCGAACCAAGAGCCATCCCTCTGAAGAGGAGAACCACAGAGAAAAGAAAG TCAAGAATCAGCATCTTTGGGAATTTATCTATGAGATTCTGATGAACCCAATGTATAACCCTCAGTTCTTAAGATGGGAAAATCAGAGAGAGGGCGTGTTCCGCTTCGTCCAATCAGAGGCTGTGGCCCAGCTGTGGGGAGGACTAAAAAATAACGAAAATATGACCTACGAAAAACTAAGTCGAGCTATGAG GCACTACTACAAGAGAGGAATTTTAGAGAGAGTAGAGGGACGAAGACTAGTCTACAAGTTCTCCCGTGTAGCGAtggagagagtgagagagaaaCGACACTCTATTTGA